One stretch of Lucilia cuprina isolate Lc7/37 chromosome 6, ASM2204524v1, whole genome shotgun sequence DNA includes these proteins:
- the LOC111686111 gene encoding ribonuclease H2 subunit C — MSITLEINNKQLNSNDNQLNLHYLPAKIQGDGPANVEKYFNPYTHKDQGILSNALRGYPLQGEILKVPEGFKGLVVQETRKPLDEEADRLLRIKGSFEEFTYWNYDKIPSVADGYKQALQILRLAEELAEPCTEEDVLKEMEEYKKAKAVKSEK, encoded by the exons atgtctattaccttagaaattaataataaacaattaaactcCAATGACaatcaattaaatttacattatcTACCCGCTAAAATTCAAGGTGACGGCCCGGCTAATGTGGAAAAGTATTTCAATCCCTACACCCACAAGGATCAAGGCATTTTGTCTAATGCCTTGCGCGGTTATCCTCTGCAAggtgaaattttaaaagtaccaGAAGGATTTAAAGGTTTAGTAGTGCAGGAAACCCGCAAACCTTTGGATGAGGAAGCCGATAGGCTGTTGCGCATAAAGGGCTCGTTTGAAGAGTTTACTTACTGGAATTATGATAAAATACCATCAGTAGCGGATGGTTATAAGCAAGCGTTACAAATTTTAAGATTAGCGGAAGAG ttagCCGAACCTTGCACTGAGGAGGATGTTCTTAAGGAAATGGAAGAGTATAAAAAAGCTAAGGCGGTTAAGAGTGAAAAGTAG
- the LOC111686107 gene encoding sprouty-related, EVH1 domain-containing protein 1 → MTEGHESDFLVTVRAQVMTRDESTEGWLPLAGGGLANVSIRKRARLSPGATGHEYIIYGQRISDQSVILSCVINRDLKYYKVMPTFHHWRAGKQRNGLTFQTAADARAFDKGILRAYNELIDGMAKANPSIICPPLTKYDSVGEDDVFMTLDLPCESIDNKQKGHSSPEGSENSHVSLKDRGERFNDDKKDKEIAKIHYISGENSCMQTPPPGSANTTNNTTTTTISNNTTAATTETTPATIAPSENYSYVTLTAVHDYNYPVVDQPVAAQVLSARCDSITTLKKLNAIEAASHCLVSQSSPISGGIIKDPDIDILKQKLQKPSQSSQQLTRCRYCHELYADDCNRRGACEFAPDCFRSGLECISGIGCARCMVYHFMSDSDGETPQHPCECVNEDGCTKRWIGLTLLSLLVPCLWCYPPLRVCHLIGISCGLCGGKHKPQV, encoded by the exons ATGACAGAAGGACATGAAAG cGATTTTCTAGTAACAGTAAGAGCACAGGTTATGACCAGAGACGAAAGCACTGAAGGTTGGCTACCACTGGCCGGGGGTGGTCTAGCTAATGTTTCGATACGTAAACGAGCTAGACTATCCCCTGGTGCTACCGGACATGAATACATCATATATGGTCAAAGAATATCAGATCAAAGT GTTATTTTAAGCTGTGTCATAAACCGTGatctaaaatattataaagttatGCCTACATTTCATCATTGGCGTGCTGGTAAACAAAGAAATGGTCTTACCTTTCAAACTGCTGCTGATGCGCGTGCTTTTGATAAAGGAATTCTGCGAGCATACAATGAATTAATTGATGGCATGGCCAAAGCAAATCCTTCCATTATATGTCCACCATTAACTAAATACGATTCGGTTGGTGAAGATGATGTTTTTATG aCTTTAGACTTGCCCTGTGAATCAATTGATAATAAACAAAAAGGTCATTCCAGTCCAGAGGGCAGTGAAAATAGTCATG TCAGTTTAAAAGATCGTGGTGAAAGATTTAATGACGATAAAAAAGATAAGGAAATtgcaaaaattcattacatatcgGGTGAAAACTCTTGCATGCAAACACCACCACCAGGCAGTGCTAATACAACCAACAACACTACGACTACCACCATCAGTAATaatacaacagcagcaacaactgaAACAACACCAGCCACAATTGCTCCTAGCGAAAATTATTCCTATGTTACTTTGACAGCT GTTCATGACTATAATTATCCAGTGGTAGATCAACCTGTAGCCGCTCAAGTCCTAAGTGCACGTTGTGATTCTATAACTACTCTTAAAAAACTCAATGCCATTGAGGCTGCTTCCCATTGTCTTGTCTCACAATCTTCACCCATTTCCGGTGGTATTATCAAAGATCCCGATATTGATATACTCAAGCAAAAATTACAGAAACCATCACAGTCCTCCCAGCAGCTGACACGTTGTCGTTATTGTCATGAACTCTATGCAGATGATTGTAATCGTAGGGGAGCGTGTGAGTTTGCTCCGGATTGTTTTCGTTCGGGATTAGAGTGTATATCGGGTATAGGTTGTGCTCGCTGTATGGTTTATCATTTTATGAGTGATTCAGATGGTGAGACACCACAACATCCGTGTGAGTGTGTTAATGAGGATGGGTGTACTAAAAG atggaTCGGTTTAACTTTATTATCTTTATTGGTGCCCTGTCTATGGTGTTATCCTCCCCTGAGAGTTTGTCATTTAATTGGTATTTCATGCGGCCTATGTGGTGGGAAACATAAACCGCAAGTTTGA
- the LOC111686109 gene encoding protein transport protein Sec61 subunit beta produces the protein MPAPASSTSVGSGTRSPSKLSAPRSAGAGGSNLKQRKTTSSTTAARSRTTGGAGTGGMWRFYTDDSPGIKVGPVPVLVMSLLFIASVFMLHIWGKYNRS, from the exons atg cCTGCACCAGCTAGTTCAACCTCAGTGGGCAGTGGCACCCGCTCGCCCAGCAAATTGTCAGCACCACGTAGCGCTGGTGCTGGAGGCAGCAATTTAAAACAACGTAAAACCACCAGCAGCACCACTGCTGCACGTAGCCGTACTACCGGTGGCGCTGGCACTGGTGGCATGTGGCGTTTCTATACCGATGATTCTCCCGGCATCAaagt AGGTCCTGTCCCCGTTTTGGTAATGTCTCTTTTGTTCATTGCCTCCGTTTTTATGTTGCATATCTGGGGCAAATACAACCGCTCTTAA
- the LOC111686106 gene encoding LOW QUALITY PROTEIN: uncharacterized protein LOC111686106 (The sequence of the model RefSeq protein was modified relative to this genomic sequence to represent the inferred CDS: substituted 1 base at 1 genomic stop codon), translating into MELSKQPLSFGDEPDLFTRAQGRNSLHFISGIAAANTAAPTTTTTTSIPLLNASTGKINLETSINDCETGYVPTVGRWGAEWPSXLAEAVSHHQGATAVGANHGLSAGSVRVGLTTAIDSEQDKPKILHCIDAAGKLCSNGQLQNNSDSTTDDDDDDDYEDDDDEDDNDLAFGGAGKEQLNTETVKVAEPKDINLTSNPSSERCISVNKLLEEQHRRWWGRLFGGSAPNAEETCGRLWQGDGYNMSAFNQTNGNWPLGHPLPLPDWLPYDEEDHQKGILHLDSVWQFEDLSAIIESKLQPMLDETHYDTVHLFVDFYKAFKRTRRSDLKSFYQFYDIPINRRHHMCVSLAMEIMSRIVEIFPILEHYLYIVSCEEQVISLRDYIETSEELGGLNSPLANVEKEHAMVAMKLNIAGRNGVIILDPGYHVARCVTVMEDQMYPHTGWFTQSKEQHLQRDYCYVYSQQNHKYVEWKEREIRGDQATYKTSLVYVDQPYVTAVDVTVRRNLVYNFRSLLSRDAKGRVLAGIYLPVLQNANEAHFTLFYEGNNMEQRVKVKFMFNIFKNPNKLPDQVQQHLEKLSPQLNMPLKELTQLLGSLAEAIMDQDFITQVLNINDDIGNMSAEN; encoded by the exons ATGG AGCTATCTAAACAACCATTGAGTTTTGGAGACGAGCCGGACCTGTTCACAAGAGCACAGGGCCGGAATAGTCTGCATTTTATAAGCGGCATTGCAGCTGCTAATACAGCTGCACCcacgacgacaacaacaacttcAATTCCATTACTTAACGCATCAACGGGCAaaattaatttagaaacttCTATCAATGATTGCGAAACCGGCTATGTGCCAACGGTTGGCCGTTGGGGCGCTGAATGGCCAAGTTGACTCGCCGAAGCAGTGTCACATCACCAAGGCGCCACCGCCGTTGGCGCCAACCATGGTTTATCGGCGGGATCGGTACGGGTTGGATTGACTACAGCCATCGATTCTGAACAAGATAAACCGAAAATATTGCATTGCATTGATGCTGCCGGCAAACTATGCAGCAATGGTCAATTGCAAAATAACAGTGACAGCACAAccgatgatgacgatgatgatgattatgaggatgatgatgatgaagatgataaCGACTTGGCTTTTGGTGGGGCTGGCAAGGAACAACTTAACACTGAAACTGTTAAGGTGGCTGAGCCAAAAGACATCAATTTGACATCAAATCCCTCATCGGAACGTTGCATTAGCGTCAACAAGTTGTTGGAAGAGCAACATCGCAGATGGTGGGGTAGATTATTTGGGGGTAGCGCTCCCAATGCTGAGGAAACATGCGGCCGCTTGTGGCAGGGTGATGGTTATAATATGTCAGCGTTCAATCAAACCAATGGCAATTGGCCTTTGGGTCATCCCTTGCCATTGCCCGATTGGTTGCCTTACGACGAAGAGGATCATCAAAAGGGTATTCTGCATTTGGATTCAGTTTGGCAATTTGAAGATCTTAGCGCTATAATCGAAAGCAAACTACAGCCCATGCTAGATGAGACACACTACGATACGGTACATTTGTTTGTAGATTTCTATAAAGCCTTCAAACGTACACGTCGCTCCGATTTAAAATCGTTCTATCAATTCTACGATATACCCATAAATCGCCGTCATCATATGTGTGTTTCTTTGGCCATGGAAATAATGTCACGTATTGTGGAAATTTTCCCTATTTTGGaacattatttatatattgtatCGTGTGAGGAGCAGGTTATATCGTTAAGAGATTATATCGAGACGAGTGAAGAGTTGGGCGGTCTTAATTCTCCATTGGCTAATGTAGAAAAGGAACATGCTATGGTGgctatgaaattaaatatagcCGGACGTAATGGTGTTATAATCTTGGATCCGGGTTATCATGTGGCCCGATGTGTAACCGTAATGGAGGATCAAATGTATCCTCATACAG gCTGGTTCACCCAATCCAAGGAACAACATTTGCAGCGTGATTATTGCTATGTTTATAGCCAACAGAATCACAAATATGTCGAATGGAAAGAGCGTGAAATAAGAGGAGATCAAGCTACCTATAAAACATCATTGGTATATGTAGATCAGCCCTATGTCACCGCCGTCGATGTAACGGTTCGACGTAATTTGGTTTATAACTTTAGATCATTGCTATCACGCGATGCCAAGGGCAGAGTATTGGCTGGCATCTATTTGCCCGTCTTGCAAAATGCAAATGAAGCTCATTTTACTCTCTTCTATGAGGGCAATAATATGGAACAAAGGGTCAAggttaaatttatgtttaacataTTCAAAAATCCCAATAag TTACCCGATCAAGTTCAACAACATTTGGAGAAATTGTCACCACAGCTGAATATGCCATTGAAGGAGCTCACTCAACTTTTAGGCTCCTTAGCCGAGGCAATAATGGATCAAGATTTCATTACAcaagttttaaacattaacGATGATATTGGCAATATGTCAGCGGAAAATTGA